Genomic segment of Paenibacillus polymyxa:
GTAGATGAGACTTATCAGTACGTTGTTCTCCGCTCTTTCGCCCCCTCCTTCATACAACAAGAGGATCAGGTCCAAACATCGATGTCACTTACCTGTATATGGATGATACTACTATTATAGTTAGTTTCATGTTACATTTCGACTCTATGATTGAAAATGAACAGGAAGTCACGGTTTTGGGATGTGTTCTGCTTGGTTGGCTACTATAGAATACTAAAGGGACAAAAGACTCATTTACCGATAGCAAAATTCGGAGAATTTTTAGTTGTTTGATAAAAAAAGACTGCTTCCCGTGCCTTGGCTCGGTAGCAGTCTTATAGATGATCTTATATGTGATCGAATAATGTTACAAATTTCGTCTTAACGTAGGATCTCCCTATTACCCCTGAGCAGTTGCTTGAGGTTCTTTGGTCGTCTGATCTTCCTTCATATCGCCGCCATCCGTCGCTTGATCTGTCAGTACAGTCTCAGATGAGTTACCTATTACCTTGTCAATAAGTTGCAGCCAAGGTTCTTCACTACCTCCACAGCTCTCAATATCACCGAGCAGGGACTCTAGCGTGGTTCCTTCTTCTGGCAAATCAATAACTAAACTGTCTTCGTCAACTTGGATGGTGCAGCAGGTTTTCATTGTAAATCCCTCGCTTAATTCATATTTGAGCATGCAGTAAGCTAGCTCAGATGGGATGAACTCCCATGGATTCCGGGATAAGCCCTTTGAATCCGTCTGAAATTATAAACCTAATGCACATCAATTGCAATGAACAAACCTTGAACTTTTAAGAATTAGCGAGTGTTACAGGCAGGAATGGATATCTAAACGAAGTATTCGCGCCAGTAATTTTGGATTTATAGAATTAGTTCAAACATTCAGCAAGCTCCGTAAAAATCACTCCAAGCGCATAAGCCCCCGCGTCTGGATAACCAAGGCTTCTCTCTCCTACCGTTCCGGCACGGCCCATGCGCGCCACGATGTCTTCCGTCTTTTTGGCCCCTGATACAGCGGCTTGAGCACCTCTTACAAAGGCTGTCTTCACGTCAAAATCTAATTTCGCGCTCTCCGCCCAGCTATCCGCACATGGCACTAATGCATCTATAAGCGTTTTATCGCCAACGGCGGCTCCTCTGCCAAAAGAACGTTCGCCTGTCGATTGTATGCCTTGCACCGCAGCCTGCATCATATTTGCGAATTCAGAAACGGTGAGTTCGGTGAGTTCGCCCGCAGATCGTGCCGCTGCGCGAAATGCTGAGCCCCAGATCGGACCCGAAGCCCCACCGCAGTACTCCATGATGACGAGCGAGCATGAATGAAGAAAGGCTCCCATCGTCAAAGAATCTTGATTCAGGATGTCTCTCCATTCCCGTTTCAGCTGACGAAATCCCTTAGCAACGCTCATTCCAAAGTCGCCGTCACCTGCATGAGAGTCAAGATCGCAGAAAGATACCTCATTCTTGATGATAACCTCACTCATCTTATCGACTAGGTAGATAAGATTGTTCAACGTAACTTTGTTGTTCTCAATAACCGCGAAGGCAGGGTCCGTTTCTACCCTAAAGGATACTTGCCGATTTTCGTCTACTACAGTTGAAATATCCGTGAATACGACATGATCAACAGGTCCAGCCACCTTGAACGCAGGTGCGTTGCTTTCATAGGAGAGGAGCGTTTTCAGTTCGTTGTCCAGCTTCATGATGGAAACCGAGATACCTGCCATATCGATACTCGTCATATAATTGTTGACAAAAGTGCGATCGATCGTGATCCCCTTCGCTGCTAGTTCGCGAGTGACCGAATGGTTGAAAAGGTACAGTTCTTGCAGAGGCGTACCGCCGAAACCATTGATCAACAGGGCGATTTCTCCGCTGAAGCCAGTTTCGATCTGCATGTCTCGAAGGAGATCGGTTACCATTCTGCCTGCCAGCGTATCCGCATCCGTCAGCTTCTCGCGGCTGGTCCCAGGCTCGCCGTGAATGCCGACGCCGTACTCGATTTCATCATGCCCGAGCTCTAATGTTGGCGTGCCCTTCGCCGGCACGGTACACGAAGTCAATGCGAATCCGATACTGCGTACATTCGCAGCGGCTTTCTCGGCCACTGCTTTAACTTCCGCCAGACTCCGGCCCTCTTCCGCCGCTGCACCCGCGATCTTATGGACAAGTACCGTTCCTGCCACCCCGCGCCGTCCGACTGTATATAGGCTGTCTTCTACAGCGATGTCGTCTTCAACCTTTACATAGTCCACTTCCAGACCGTCTTCAGTGGCCAAATGGGCGGCGTTTCTAAAGTTCATAATATCGCCGCTGTAATTTTTAATAATCAGCAGCGCACCTTTTTTCCCAGTTGTCGCTCGGATGGCCTGATATACTTGAATCTGTGAGGGAGAGGCGAAGACATCACCGCAGACCGCGGCATCGAGCATCCCTTTGCCAACGAAGCCGGCATGGGCGGGCTCATGCCCGCTGCCACCGCCGCTGATGAGCGTTACTTTCTCCGCGTTCAATTCCTTTTTCTTGAGCACTTTGTATTTTGGCAGAAATTCCAATTCGGGATGCGCAAGCGCAATACCACTGCACATCTCAAGGACCAAATTTTCCGCACGGTTGATGATCTTTTTCATGCTACTTTACCTCCGCTTTGTACTGGCTCCCGATACGGTCGGCCGCAGCGATTGCCGCTGCAACCTGCTCCACTGTGACCGGAAACGGCATGGAATGAATCGATTCCTCCAGAATGCAAGCCTTTGCAGCTACTTCCATGAGTTCTTCCTGGCTGATATGGTCGACGCCAATATCAGCCAAGCAGACTGGTAAACCGACGGCTAAACAGAAATCAAGTACCTGATGCAATTCTTCCGTCGGTGCATTTTCGAGCACCAGCTGTGCGATCGTGCCGAATGCAACTTTCTCTCCATGATAATAATGATGTGTGCCTTCCAAAATCGTGAGTCCATCATGAATCGCATGGGCCGCCGCAAGTCCGCCGCTTTCGAAGCCGAGGCCTGAGAGTAAAATATTAGTTTCAATGATATTTTCGAGTGCTTGCGTAACTTGGTTTTCATCACATGCCGCTTTTGCTTTGGCACCGTCTTTCAACAGCATTTCATAGCATAGCGTTGCAAGTGCAATCGCCGCATTCGTACCTACTGCTGGCGCACACTGTCCTTCGCGTACTCCGTTAGGCAGTCCGGCATTGACCCTGGAGTAAGAACGGGAAGTCGCACGGGCTTCAAAGTAAGTTGACAGTGCATCACCCATGCCAGATACAAGGAATCGGGTTGGTGCATTAGCGATAACGGTGGTGTCGACTAATACGACACTCGGACTTTGCTTAAAATAAGCGTAATCGTCAAAAGCGCCTTCTGGGGTGTAAAGAACGGCCGAGTGACTTGTCGGTGCATCCGTCGCAGCAATCGTC
This window contains:
- a CDS encoding glycerol dehydrogenase; protein product: MRKAFISPSKYVQGENELLNLGYYVSTFGKSALLIAHPDDVARVKDKLDSTLGKYNVTFIESGFMGECSRQEVSRLQEIATANGCDCIVGLGGGKAIDAAKCVAQGEALIICPTIAATDAPTSHSAVLYTPEGAFDDYAYFKQSPSVVLVDTTVIANAPTRFLVSGMGDALSTYFEARATSRSYSRVNAGLPNGVREGQCAPAVGTNAAIALATLCYEMLLKDGAKAKAACDENQVTQALENIIETNILLSGLGFESGGLAAAHAIHDGLTILEGTHHYYHGEKVAFGTIAQLVLENAPTEELHQVLDFCLAVGLPVCLADIGVDHISQEELMEVAAKACILEESIHSMPFPVTVEQVAAAIAAADRIGSQYKAEVK
- the dhaK gene encoding dihydroxyacetone kinase subunit DhaK → MKKIINRAENLVLEMCSGIALAHPELEFLPKYKVLKKKELNAEKVTLISGGGSGHEPAHAGFVGKGMLDAAVCGDVFASPSQIQVYQAIRATTGKKGALLIIKNYSGDIMNFRNAAHLATEDGLEVDYVKVEDDIAVEDSLYTVGRRGVAGTVLVHKIAGAAAEEGRSLAEVKAVAEKAAANVRSIGFALTSCTVPAKGTPTLELGHDEIEYGVGIHGEPGTSREKLTDADTLAGRMVTDLLRDMQIETGFSGEIALLINGFGGTPLQELYLFNHSVTRELAAKGITIDRTFVNNYMTSIDMAGISVSIMKLDNELKTLLSYESNAPAFKVAGPVDHVVFTDISTVVDENRQVSFRVETDPAFAVIENNKVTLNNLIYLVDKMSEVIIKNEVSFCDLDSHAGDGDFGMSVAKGFRQLKREWRDILNQDSLTMGAFLHSCSLVIMEYCGGASGPIWGSAFRAAARSAGELTELTVSEFANMMQAAVQGIQSTGERSFGRGAAVGDKTLIDALVPCADSWAESAKLDFDVKTAFVRGAQAAVSGAKKTEDIVARMGRAGTVGERSLGYPDAGAYALGVIFTELAECLN